Part of the Lucilia cuprina isolate Lc7/37 chromosome 5, ASM2204524v1, whole genome shotgun sequence genome is shown below.
gtttagtcttctctatagtctagtctaaagtgtagtgtagtcaatagtctagtctttagtcttgtctgtagcctactttatagtctactttattacctatagtctacactttagtctattctatagcccagtctatagttttgtttagaGTCTAGCATTTACtctagtctcttctatagtattgtctatagtctagtctattttgtagtctatagtctagtctatattctagtctatagtctagtatatattctaagatatagtctagtctttagtctactctatagactatagtctagtctactctatagactatggtctagtctatagtttagtctaagtcaaagtctagtctatagtctggtttataatctagtttatagtatagtgtataaaATAGTCTTAAATGAAGTCTATAATtgagtctattgtatagtcagCAGTCTAATGTTGATAGTTTAATCtgtagtccagcctatagtctagtataatattcttaaaaatcatttaaaaattataaatatttttaaaaatcatttaaaaattataaatattaaaaaaaaaattaataaaattatttttaatttcatcagAATTTTATGACTAATTCATTAAAAAACGTCATCTGAAATTAGTAATTAAATAACTTTCAGTTTTTTAGAAACaaactaatgaaatttttaacaaaatatttctcataatttattaaatagaattaaCTAATGTCATATTTTATTCCCAcactttaacaaaaacaaattaaaataaaatattctcatcagaagaaaaaaaattgttgtaattcgtatgtaaattaatgcaaaaaaaaattgaagaaaaatctagaaaatttatttaaatcattaaaaccATGTCTAGAGATCAATCTTTAACTCAGCCTGgttgttgttgaaaaataattaaaatttgtatttattattcatTCTATTGTAACTCACATGAGCTATTAAATTTATAGTCTATTATTCtattaagtattatttaatgttttttattttttctatagaaacgaaaatttatttcaagtaatttcattttaatttcaaatctttatttgaacaaaataaaaaaaatagacaaTTACCTTAAAACTGATCAAGGTAATGGCGGGGGTTTCTAAgggaaataaattttgatttattttataacagtCATCATCAATATGTCCCTCAATAATATGTTTTACATtcgattttgttgtttatttgatttactgtttaaattaaatgctCTATTAATAAATAGTGATTTCTGGTTtcatttgttaacaattttataggaaatcaaattagatttaatattttttttgtattaattaccAACATAAACATGATTTATAACAGTTTTGAACTATAGTCGAGTCGATAAACTGAACTATACTCCATTTATAATTTGGACAACGCTGTAGCTTATACTTTGTCTGAAACATAGTTCCGtcttgtctggactatagtcaggacttttgtctatagtctggactataatctatagtctagactatagtttatggTCTGAGCAATAGtatctagtctggactatagtctatagtctggattatagtctatagcgtagactatatagtctatagtctggactatagtctatagtctggactatagtctatagtctggactatagtctatagtctggaccatagtctatagtctggactatagtctatagtcaggactatagtctatagtctgaactatagtctatagtctggactatagtatatagtgtgaactgtagtctggacgatagctatagtctggactgtagtctaagctatagtcaggactattgtctatggtctggactagactatagtttatggTCTGGgcaatagtctaaagtctgtactatagtctgcactatagtctggactatagtctatagtcaggactatagtctatagtctggactatagtctatagtctggactatagtctatagtctggactatagtctgtactatagtctggactatagtctgtactatagtctggactatagtctgtactatagtctgcactatagtctggactatagtctatagtctggattatagtctgtagtctggactatagtctatagtctgcactatagtctatggtctggtctatagtctggactatagtctatagtctggattacagtctataatctggattttagtctatagtctggattatagtctattgtctggactatagtctatagtctggactatagcctacagattggactatagtgtaAATTATGCACTAGAGTCTTTAGTCTGAAATATATAatctttagactggactattttctatagtcgtgactattgTCTATAACCTAGTAAGCTCCCttaagtctggattatagtttagtttacagTTTGAGCTATAGTTTactatatagaccagactatggactaaatattaaatttaaatgaaaaaatatcaatatctAACAATATGTTTATATCTTTCTAGGACGACGACATGGGTTTCGGTTCACGCATGGACTGCTGCGGGCAGTTTGTCAAATACAGTTTATTCGTTtcgaattttattatatttgtaagtccattgctgtttttttaaccaattttaacaattaaatattttaataaatttaatttcttaaggTGGGCGGTGCTACTGTTTTCTGCTTAAGTTTATGGACCTTGGTTGATCGTAGTTTTATGAATGAGTTATTGGGTACAAATCTATTTTCGGGAGCCGTTTATGTTCTACTCGTTACCTCGGTGGCCATATGTTTGTTATCGTTTTTGGGTTGTGTGGGAGCGGGCAAAGAGGTTAAGTGTCTGCTGTTAACGGtaagttgaaaaataattaatcaaaatcgttattatatatattatatataactttttgtCTGTTATTTCTTTAGTACTTTATCATTGTGGCTCTGGTGTTTGTGACCATGTTAATCGGCGGTATTTTAGGCTATGTATTTCGGGAAAGGGTTCAGCAGACCATGCGACAGGTTTGAcccattaaattttatattttttatatattattccgTTCTTTTTCCATTCCTAGGAAATGCGTTCCTCTATGGCTTTATATGGCAGTCGTCGTGACATTACCCAGGCCTGGGATCAAACTCAAGAACGTCTCCAATGCTGTGGTGTTGACACCTGGCATGATTGGAATCGTTTTGGTCCCATACCCGAGTCATGTTGTCAGGAAATCTTTGGTGGTCAACGTAAGGAGTGTACTATATTCCCTACTATAACGAATCTATATAGCCAAGGATGTTTGTACGTTACCTCGAATTACATCAGAGATCATGCGGCCATTATAGGAGGTACCTCTATAGCGGTGGCTATAATAATGGTAAGTTGGCGTATTAGGTCAATACAGAGAGTATGgggattatatttttatttgtttctttttttccagATCTTTGGCATGGTCTTTTCTTGTCTTCTATTTAACATGATTGAATAGTCaagatttaagtatttttttgttcttatgtATTACGCTCTttctttatgttaaattttttggtaaaaaatatttttaaatttgtaaaaaaatatgaaatttattatctatataaaatagtttataaaatgtAAGACAGGTAATGCTAAAAGAGAGCATTGGCTATATTTAAaggcagactatagacaaggctatagttcagactattgatATAGTTGAGGCTATATAGAAGACTAAAGTCAAGATTAAAAATAAGGCTATACATTAGCTAAAGTTGGCATACTACTATATGCATAagactattgtcaagactaatTAGACTTgttaatagtccagactatgaccTTACCTAGTCCGAACTATAGTCGTGtatataattcagactataacTTTCTATGGTTCCGacaatagacttttctatagcccaaactatagtcttagtccagactatagtcaccGTCTTGTctttaatccagactatagacttttctatggtccagacaatagacttttctatagtccagtctatagacctttctataatccagactatagactattctatagtccagactatagactattatagaattcggactattctatagttcacactatagactattctatagtcaagactacagactattgtatagttcagcctatagacttttctatagttcagattatatacttttctatagcTTGGACCTTGAACTattccgactatagactatgttaTAGTCCATACCATAGGCCATAGGCAACAGTGCCGGTAatggactagactgtactatactatagactagactatagactagactatagactatactatagactagactatagactagactatagactagactatagactatactatagactagactatagactagactatagactagactatagactagactatagactagactatagactagactatagactagactatagactagactatagactagactatagactagactatagactagactagactagactatagactagactatagactagactatagactagactatagactagactatagactagactatagactagactatagactagactatagactagactatagactagactatagactagactatagactagactatagactagactatagactagactatagactagactatagactagactatagactagactatagactagactatagactagactatagactagactatagactagactatagactagactatagactagactatagactagactatagactagactatagactagactatagactagactatagactagactatagactagatactagactatagactagactatagactagactatagactagactatagactagactatagactagactatagactagactatagactagactatagactagactatagactgactatagactagactatagactagactatagactagactatagactagactatagactagactatagactagactatagactagactatagactagtgactagactatagactagactctatagactagactatagactagactatagactagactatagactagactatagactagactatagactagactatagactagactatagactagactatagactagactatagactagactatagactagactatagactagactatagactagactatagactagactatagactagactatagactagactatagactagactatagactagactatagactagactatagactagactatagactagactatagactagactatagactagactatagactagactatagactagactatagactagactatagactagactatagacttagactatagactagactatagactagactatagactagactatagactagactatagactagactatagactagactatagactagactatagactagactatagactagactatagactagactatagactagactatagatatagactagactatagactagactatagactagactatagactagactatagcctagactatagactaggctatagactagactatagactagactataaactagactatggactagactatacactagactatacactagactatacactagactatacactagactatacactagactatagactagactagactatatactagattatagactagactatagaccagactatagactagactatagactagactatagactagactagactatagattagatattagactggactagtctattataGACTACAGAGGGAcaatggactagaatatagactagactatagactaaactatatacaagactatagactacactatatactagactatagactaatcaatatactatactataaactagactgtagaatacgCTATGGAAAGACTTTgggtcagactatagactagacttgtctgctttttaaaaactacttaGTTCACCCCTTACCTGTCTTGCTAATTGTCACATTATGTTTAAATCGtattaatttccaaaaaaattattcatatttgttgtttaaaatttattccttAAAAAGAGCCTATAACTTCACAAAAATCACTGTAAATTCTTGCAAAAAAAactggaattttttttacaaaattatattaaagtattATGCATAATTTGttcatatatattattaagttgtcatttgttctaaaaatattatgttttttttcacttacacatatatacatatttatagtagatataatttatttgttatatcgTCTAAGTAaaagattttgttaattttttttctgcatGTCCTGTTtgcttttcaaaattaaaaattcattttcatcgaaaaattgtttaaatatttttataaaatttaaaataaaaaaataattgtttttaatattaagttttaagttaagaaattcaaaaaaatagtttttaatataaattgttattttaaaaataaaaaaaaaacaaatttctttaaagaaaaattttttaaaaccaattttatttaaaacaaaaaatttaaataaaaaatatcacatttttttggaaaaattcaatacaaaatttttagaaaattaaatttaaaataaatgttaaaagtaaaatattacaGGTAATGCCAGTAATGTGAGCCGCTTTTGAGATGTTGGGGGTATCATACCACCATTGCCAATTGCCCTGAAATCTTAAAGGATTACAGCCAGCATCCGGGAAGGGTACTCTAGCGCTAGGTGTTAAGCCCAAGCTATACTCCTTGACTTCTTGAGCCAATATTTCCACTTGTAAAGGATATAAATTGGCCAGATTATAACGTTCGCAGGGATCCTTTTCTATATCGAAATAACAAGGGGCCTTGAGGGGTTGACATTTGTATATATCCTTAGTATAATTCTCACTATTTAGGGGACATGTATGAATggattgttttcttaaattttggaTTAATTGTTTGTTAACAATTTCATTGTTGAGTGTTTGTTGAACCAAAGaattcaatatattttcttcataatttttacttaaaggaTCCTTTTCTTCTTGATTGATATCGCCCAGCCAGGTGTCATATTTTCCCTCGAAGGAAGAACCATTAACATATTTAAGATTTCCACGCATATAAGAACTGTAGCCAAAAATATTATCATAAACATGTAAAAGTCTACGGGGTTGGGGTTCTTGAGCCTCACTTAAAGCGGACCAAAGATTAATACCATCTAAATTGAGATCTTCAGGTAGAGAAATATTGGCCGCAGCCGCCAAGGTAGGCAGCCAATCAATAGCATGTGTTACTTGATTACTAACATAATTCTTTTGCTTTAGAAGAGGACTCCAGATTAGACCCGCCGAACGTATGCCTCCCTCCCAGGGGGACTCTTTTTGCTGGGgtaaaagtattttgaataacatttttctaattaaCAGGAATTAGTTGCGACTTACCCCCCTAAAAGGATAATTTGAACCCATATTTCCATGAATACCCACCGTGGGGGCTCCATTATCAGAATATAATAGTATTATAGTATTATCTAAAATACCCTTATCGGCCAAGGCCTTGACCGTCAGACCTACACTTTGATCCAAACGTGATAGCATGGCTGGAATGTAAAAAATTCTCAgctaatttctaaaaattcttaaataaaacccTTACCCGCATAGGCCCTTCTCTGGGGATCGGAGATGTAATCAAACTTCTCCAGTTCTTCCTCAGGAGCCTCCATGGGATTATCCTCATTACCCGTATGAACCGCTAAATGGCTCATTAGTAAAAATAAAGGCTTTTCGACATTATGATTCCGAATAACATGTACCGCTTCTCGGGTAAATAAATCGGTGGCATAGATGCCCGACAATTCGGGGCAAGGTTCTAAATCTCGACGCATATCCAAACCGGAATAGTTGCGGTtctataaaccaaaaaaaaatagaagaataAAACTTCAATTGTATTCCTTGACTTACCAACATCTTTAACGTATGATCATAGTAACCTATATAGCCCGAATAATAACCCAAATGATGTTCAAAACCCCGATATAAAGGTGTCATCTCTTTGCGATAGAAACCCAAATGCCATTTACCCACTAAATAAGTAGAATAGCCAGAATCACGGAATAACTCAGGCATTAGACGTTGATTCAAAGGAAGACCCCAGGGTTCATCGTTGACAATAACAAAATGATGCATAcctttaccaaaaaaaaaatggatcaAAATGAACCTTATAAGATCAAAATCTTTCGATATTTGTTCTATATTACCTGTATGTATGGGATACTTCCCAGTTAATAAAGTAGACCTAGAGGGTGTACACAAATTGGGCACATAGTTTCTATTCAATATAATGCCATTATAGGCCAAAGCATCGATGTTGGGCGTTATCACCTGATTGGAGCCATGAAAGCTGACATCGTTGAAACCCTTTAGGTGAGGagatttaaataagaaaataggtttcataaacatttaaacgTTTTTGAATGATTTGTTTACATAATTGCCAAAAAATTCGATGGTTACTTTTTTTAAGTAACCGATTACTTTTAAAAGGTAATcgcttaaataaacataaaagtttgtttaaaataatttttaacacaattttatgataaaaaaataatttttgtaagtttttcgaTGGTTACTTTAAAAAGTAATCGATTACTTTCAAAGGAGTAACCgttctattttattaaataagcttttaaaaaaagcattgaatattgttaaataaaacaaattgaaatttaaaatataaaattttcgaaaatttttaatggtTACTTTATAGAGTAACCATTTAGTTTTAAcgaataattgtttattttcaataaagtaATCATACAAATGAATATATAATTCATgtctaaagataatttttaattgaaaatattgaaataataaaaaaatgtatggtTACTTTTAAGAGTAACCGATTACTTTTTGCGAATAACCCGATTTTTGCACAAATCTATATGAAATCAATAtgagtttttactttttaataaaaatatgggattttgttaaaaaaattttgatttaaaaaaaataatcggtTACTTTTTTGAAGTAACcggtttttgtttcaaaaatatgtataaatatccattaagttgtttattttgttaacaaatatgtatttttgttttaattattcgagatttttgaaaaaagtaatcGGTTACTTTTTATAAGTAACCGGTTTTttgcacaaatttttataaaaatcctcgtagttttatatttcattaacaaaaatgtgttttaattggaaaaatttgcaattttagagataagtAATCGGTTACTTTTTATAAGTAATcgattactttttataaataagcggtttttttgcaaaaatttatttaaaaatctttatacttttatattttatcaataaaaagttgtatttataacaaaaaattgcaattttagagaaaagtaatcggttacttttttaagtaatcggttttttgtaagaaattttaaaagcattaaatgaaattttcaattttatttaagaaacttgctacatatttgaaatattgcaaatattttaaaaaagtaaccggttacttttgttaaataaccatttaattccaaaatattgttattgaaattgtttttgattttaaggtttaaaaagaaaaaggcaaatttattgaattattattagtttttaaaaaaagtaatcgattacttttagttattaaaccggttttaagttatttttttgttgaacactattaaagcttttttagatgtagaaataaagctttttacatATACACTTACCATATCatctattaaaataataacaatattggGTTTTTCACTTTGCTGGCGAAGCTTTCTCACTTGTTGATAATCACCACTAAAAGCTGCAtcagcagcagctgctgctgcaTCAGCTGCTGCTACACAGCATATCGAAGGTgagttaaaatataatatataacgaagataaattgttaacaaataaCCATAATAGACATGACGACGCATGGTTGtggtgatgttgatgatgatgatgactatAATACTGTTGACTTTGTATTGTGGTCTCGTCTACAAGTTCAAGTTCATTTAAATGGGGGGTTTTACCACGCACTGAtctgcttgttttttttctgttatataAAGAAACCGGTACTATTTGTAGCGTAAAGgactacaaaacaaaaaatgtcttttgattgtttttttctcAGAATTTAGAATGAAATCGAACgggtttttgctttaaaaaaaggcaaaagtttagttttttttatgatttatttttataaataaaggaaaTGTACCACAAACTTTAAGAatctttatgtttttgttgtgaaATCATGTcaattgttaatttgttttaaaaattatctatatGATGGCTATTAaacttctttattttataaactaattatcaaaaatttaaaacatgcgTCTGGTTTTTTAGGAGCACTTTATCATGCAAATATTTGAAACCATAAAGATTTCATATGAAAATGGTTCAGTAACCGACTATTTGTTAAACGAAATCTCAAGTTCAAGGTAATTTCCCATAAATTCTAATCCATAATATATATCcccaacaaatttacaaaattttgtaatttgccAAGTTCACACTTCAAAACTTTTTACAGCctctaacaataaaaaaacaatcaatttcCTCCCTCTAAGTTTTAACCTTCTAAAGATTTTATTGCAACATAACATTGAAGTTTTTCATCTGGAAAACGccttttttttctctattaacACATTTTAAGGTTAAGGTTGTTTAAGCCAACAACAAATTCTATTGCAAGTTCTTTAAGCTGATTGATTGATAAGAAGTATAAGCTAAGTCGTGTCCAATAGAATTCACGTTTTTCTaagattattttcattaatctttaaacaaattatttgtttataaattacattacaattaaattacaatttatatgttgttgtatatataagacaaca
Proteins encoded:
- the LOC111681212 gene encoding CD151 antigen, coding for MGFGSRMDCCGQFVKYSLFVSNFIIFVGGATVFCLSLWTLVDRSFMNELLGTNLFSGAVYVLLVTSVAICLLSFLGCVGAGKEVKCLLLTYFIIVALVFVTMLIGGILGYVFRERVQQTMRQEMRSSMALYGSRRDITQAWDQTQERLQCCGVDTWHDWNRFGPIPESCCQEIFGGQRKECTIFPTITNLYSQGCLYVTSNYIRDHAAIIGGTSIAVAIIMIFGMVFSCLLFNMIE
- the LOC111681211 gene encoding arylsulfatase B; its protein translation is MRRHVYYGYLLTIYLRYILYFNSPSICCVAAADAAAAAADAAFSGDYQQVRKLRQQSEKPNIVIILIDDMGFNDVSFHGSNQVITPNIDALAYNGIILNRNYVPNLCTPSRSTLLTGKYPIHTGMHHFVIVNDEPWGLPLNQRLMPELFRDSGYSTYLVGKWHLGFYRKEMTPLYRGFEHHLGYYSGYIGYYDHTLKMLNRNYSGLDMRRDLEPCPELSGIYATDLFTREAVHVIRNHNVEKPLFLLMSHLAVHTGNEDNPMEAPEEELEKFDYISDPQRRAYAAMLSRLDQSVGLTVKALADKGILDNTIILLYSDNGAPTVGIHGNMGSNYPFRGQKESPWEGGIRSAGLIWSPLLKQKNYVSNQVTHAIDWLPTLAAAANISLPEDLNLDGINLWSALSEAQEPQPRRLLHVYDNIFGYSSYMRGNLKYVNGSSFEGKYDTWLGDINQEEKDPLSKNYEENILNSLVQQTLNNEIVNKQLIQNLRKQSIHTCPLNSENYTKDIYKCQPLKAPCYFDIEKDPCERYNLANLYPLQVEILAQEVKEYSLGLTPSARVPFPDAGCNPLRFQGNWQWWYDTPNISKAAHITGITCNILLLTFILNLIF